One window of the Maylandia zebra isolate NMK-2024a linkage group LG19, Mzebra_GT3a, whole genome shotgun sequence genome contains the following:
- the nkx2.4a gene encoding NK2 homeobox 4a isoform X1 encodes MSLSPKHTTPFSVTDILSPIEETYKKFSGMDGAGNLTSPLGAYRQPQVSQTGMQQHSMGHNATVATTYHMPHSVSQFSHSAMGGYCNGSIGNMGDLPSYQESMRNSAAATGWYSANPDPRYSTISRFMGPSTGMNMTGMGSLTGMADATKAMPALHAAPRRKRRVLFSQAQVYELERRFKQQKYLSAPEREHLASMIHLTPTQVKIWFQNHRYKMKRQAKDKAAQQMQQQDGSLCQQQAQSPRRVAVPVLVKDGKPCQNGSNTPTPNQQQVQQNQQQSQQQSGAGVVLASSTNSLSQHQSQQQVNTLELEEMSPSPPSLHSQLNMAQIDTSAVDYTSNMVSSNLLYGRTW; translated from the exons ATGTCGTTGAGCCCAAAGCACACAACGCCTTTTTCAGTGACAGATATTTTGAGTCCAATCGAGGAGACCTACAAGAAGTTTAGTGGCATGGACGGCGCAGGGAACCTAACCTCTCCACTGGGAGCCTACCGACAGCCTCAGGTGTCTCAGACCGGCATGCAACAGCACTCCATGGGCCATAACGCCACGGTGGCCACCACTTACCACATGCCGCACAGCGTCTCCCAGTTCTCCCACAGCGCAATGGGAGGATACTGCAATGGAAGCATTGGCAACATGGGAGATCTTCCGTCGTACCAGGAAAGCATGCGGAATAGTGCAGCAGCAACAGGGTGGTACAGCGCCAACCCTGATCCAAGATACTCCACAA TTTCTAGATTCATGGGACCTTCCACAGGTATGAACATGACCGGCATGGGGAGTCTCACAGGAATGGCGGACGCCACCAAAGCCATGCCGGCTCTCCACGCTGCGCCCAGGAGGAAACGGCGCGTCCTGTTCTCACAGGCTCAGGTCTACGAGCTCGAGAGGAGGTTTAAGCAACAGAAATACCTGTCTGCGCCTGAAAGGGAGCACCTGGCCAGTATGATACACCTGACGCCGACTCAGGTGAAGATCTGGTTTCAGAACCACCGGTACAAGATGAAGCGCCAGGCCAAGGACAAGGCAGCGCAACAGATGCAGCAACAGGACGGTTCTCTGTGCCAACAGCAGGCGCAGTCCCCCAGGCGCGTAGCGGTGCCTGTTCTGGTGAAGGACGGTAAACCGTGCCAGAACGGCTCAAATACGCCAACGCCGAACCAGCAGCAGGTACAACAGAACCAACAGCAAAGCCAACAACAGAGCGGAGCTGGAGTCGTGCTCGCATCCTCCACCAACAGCCTCAGCCAGCATcaaagccagcagcaggtgaacACTTTGGAGCTGGAAGAGATGTCGCCCAGCCCTCCCTCGCTGCACAGCCAGCTGAACATGGCACAGATAGACACATCTGCTGTAGATTACACCAGTAACATGGTCAGCTCAAACCTCCTGTACGGCAGAACGTGGTAG
- the nkx2.4a gene encoding NK2 homeobox 4a isoform X2 has product MSLSPKHTTPFSVTDILSPIEETYKKFSGMDGAGNLTSPLGAYRQPQVSQTGMQQHSMGHNATVATTYHMPHSVSQFSHSAMGGYCNGSIGNMGDLPSYQESMRNSAAATGWYSANPDPRYSTSMNMTGMGSLTGMADATKAMPALHAAPRRKRRVLFSQAQVYELERRFKQQKYLSAPEREHLASMIHLTPTQVKIWFQNHRYKMKRQAKDKAAQQMQQQDGSLCQQQAQSPRRVAVPVLVKDGKPCQNGSNTPTPNQQQVQQNQQQSQQQSGAGVVLASSTNSLSQHQSQQQVNTLELEEMSPSPPSLHSQLNMAQIDTSAVDYTSNMVSSNLLYGRTW; this is encoded by the exons ATGTCGTTGAGCCCAAAGCACACAACGCCTTTTTCAGTGACAGATATTTTGAGTCCAATCGAGGAGACCTACAAGAAGTTTAGTGGCATGGACGGCGCAGGGAACCTAACCTCTCCACTGGGAGCCTACCGACAGCCTCAGGTGTCTCAGACCGGCATGCAACAGCACTCCATGGGCCATAACGCCACGGTGGCCACCACTTACCACATGCCGCACAGCGTCTCCCAGTTCTCCCACAGCGCAATGGGAGGATACTGCAATGGAAGCATTGGCAACATGGGAGATCTTCCGTCGTACCAGGAAAGCATGCGGAATAGTGCAGCAGCAACAGGGTGGTACAGCGCCAACCCTGATCCAAGATACTCCACAA GTATGAACATGACCGGCATGGGGAGTCTCACAGGAATGGCGGACGCCACCAAAGCCATGCCGGCTCTCCACGCTGCGCCCAGGAGGAAACGGCGCGTCCTGTTCTCACAGGCTCAGGTCTACGAGCTCGAGAGGAGGTTTAAGCAACAGAAATACCTGTCTGCGCCTGAAAGGGAGCACCTGGCCAGTATGATACACCTGACGCCGACTCAGGTGAAGATCTGGTTTCAGAACCACCGGTACAAGATGAAGCGCCAGGCCAAGGACAAGGCAGCGCAACAGATGCAGCAACAGGACGGTTCTCTGTGCCAACAGCAGGCGCAGTCCCCCAGGCGCGTAGCGGTGCCTGTTCTGGTGAAGGACGGTAAACCGTGCCAGAACGGCTCAAATACGCCAACGCCGAACCAGCAGCAGGTACAACAGAACCAACAGCAAAGCCAACAACAGAGCGGAGCTGGAGTCGTGCTCGCATCCTCCACCAACAGCCTCAGCCAGCATcaaagccagcagcaggtgaacACTTTGGAGCTGGAAGAGATGTCGCCCAGCCCTCCCTCGCTGCACAGCCAGCTGAACATGGCACAGATAGACACATCTGCTGTAGATTACACCAGTAACATGGTCAGCTCAAACCTCCTGTACGGCAGAACGTGGTAG